The genomic stretch GTCCGGCGCGATGGGCGTCACCATCCTGGACTACGCGGCCGAGTACGGCATCGGCATCTCGCAGTTCGTCTCGGTGGGCAACAAGGCCGACGTCAGCGGCAACGACCTGATCGAGTACTGGGCGGGCGACGAGCGCACGCGCGTCATCCTCATGTACCTGGAGAACTTCGGGAACCCGCGCACCTTCACCCGGCTGGCGCGCGAGATCACCAGGACCAAGCCCATCATCGTGGTGAAGAGCGGCCGCTCGTCCGCCGGCGCGCGCGCGGCGAGCTCGCACACGGGCGCGCTGGCGGGCGCGGACAGCGCCATCGACGCGCTCCTGCGCCAGTGCGGCGTGCTGCGCGCGGAAACGGTGGAGGAGATGTTCGACCTGGCGATGGCCTTCTCGCACCAGCCCATCCCGCGCGGCAACCGCGTGGCCATCGTCACCAACGCGGGCGGGCCGGGGATCATCATCGCCGACGCGTGCGAGGCGCACGGGCTGGCGGTGACGGAGCTGACGGAGGCCACGCGCGCGCGGCTGGCCACGCAGCTTCCCGAGGAGGCGTCGGTGAACAACCCGGTGGACATGATCGCCTCCGCCACCGCGCAGTCGTACCGCCTGGCCGTCGAGGCGGTGCTGGAAGATCCGAATGTCGATGCCGTCATCGCCACCTTCGTCCCCCCGCTGGGCGTGCGGCAGGAGGACGTGGCCGAGGCGATCGTGGACGTGGCGCGCGGGAGCGGCAAGCCCGTGCTGGCGGTGCTGATGGGGCGCGACGGGCTGCCGCAGGGCCTTGCCGAGCTGAACGCGGCGGGGATCCCCGGCTACCGCTTCCCCGAGTCCGCCGTGCGCGCGCTGGCCGCGATGCACCGTCAGGGCGTGTGGCGGCAGCGCCCCGTCGGCGAGGTGCGCGAGTTCCCCGCGGACCGCGCCCGGGTGGAGCGCATCGTTGCCGCCGCGCGCGGCGAGGGGCGCGAGAAGCTGTCGGAGACGGAGGTGATGACGGTGCTGGAGGCGTACGGCATCCCCACCGCCCCGCACCACGTGGCGCGGACGGTGGAGGACGCGGCCGCGGCGGCGGGGGAGATCGGATGGCCGGTGGTGCTGAAGGTCCTGTCGCCGCGCATCATCCACAAATCCGACGTGGGCGGGGTGGTGGTGGGGGTGGAGGACGAAGACGAGCTGCGGCGCGCGTGGACGCAGGTGGCGGTCGAGGCGCCGCGCCT from Longimicrobium sp. encodes the following:
- the acs gene encoding acetate--CoA ligase alpha subunit, which gives rise to MLDSLLRPKSIAVVGASRTPNTIGYQILDNLLIHGFTGAVYPVNPTAEAVHSIRAYPSVEAIPDEVEMAVVVVPKQHVCAVAEACGRKGVKALVVISAGFKEVGGAGVEREAALRDTVRRYGMRLVGPNCMGVLNTAAEVAMNATFAPNMPPAGPVAFLSQSGAMGVTILDYAAEYGIGISQFVSVGNKADVSGNDLIEYWAGDERTRVILMYLENFGNPRTFTRLAREITRTKPIIVVKSGRSSAGARAASSHTGALAGADSAIDALLRQCGVLRAETVEEMFDLAMAFSHQPIPRGNRVAIVTNAGGPGIIIADACEAHGLAVTELTEATRARLATQLPEEASVNNPVDMIASATAQSYRLAVEAVLEDPNVDAVIATFVPPLGVRQEDVAEAIVDVARGSGKPVLAVLMGRDGLPQGLAELNAAGIPGYRFPESAVRALAAMHRQGVWRQRPVGEVREFPADRARVERIVAAARGEGREKLSETEVMTVLEAYGIPTAPHHVARTVEDAAAAAGEIGWPVVLKVLSPRIIHKSDVGGVVVGVEDEDELRRAWTQVAVEAPRLAGIPAGEVDGVLVQKMVGGGKETIVGMTSDPQFGPVLMFGLGGIYVEALGDVVFRVQPVTDVDARDMVRSIRGVKLLQGVRGEPASDLAAVEEVIARVSQLVGDHPQIREMDVNPWLAFPKGGVAVDGRISIRP